A stretch of Halostagnicola kamekurae DNA encodes these proteins:
- a CDS encoding PAS domain-containing protein — MATSDHHRAALRSRTRQQEAVAALGQRALETDDVDELLCEGAEVVAETLPADCCGVFESIAGDELCLRAGHGWESGSVGTAAIPTDDESDGTPDLLSALPVAVAELAADPRFDGAELFDAHELESGLCVGIGPADDLWGVLGAYTAERREFDDHEEAFLRSVGNVLASAIDTGRAKRSLRDAETLTDRIVETSPVGITVIDDDGRNVFANSRGEELLGRPLETLRSYDHDDDRWNLVDATGDPLSGDDMPFSRVEETGESVHGERLGIDHPDGTRVWLSAHCAPLTDDDGEFDGAVYALEDVTERTRLEHELETTLDRVTDAFYSLDDDWRFTYLNDRAEELIDFHDRGLVGETIWEAFEWTADSTLRAEYERAMATQEPTSFEFYYPDPLERWFEINVYPSETGLSVYFQDISEQKDIERERTQNTETLHRLYSIASDQHRSFDEKVDQMLEIGRERLGLEVGYLAKTDLEADRFEVTHASGESDNIYPGSVAPLSETYCQRTIEADGLFGFADISTIGATDTVDDRIYDRWNLDCYLGGEVIVDDERYGTLCFEDTSPRSAPFTQTEETFVELITQWVSYELGRQRREKHLQRYVRYIDAVLDTIDDVFCIIDGGGQLRRWNETLPEITGYSPAELESVHVSTFFALADDTVERAIEQGFETGQIRTEAPLRTRDGETLEYEFVVSALETPEGETVLAGIGRDISRRKARERALEESERRYRILVEQFPNGAVALFDEELRYTLVGGQSVHPVDTTVDDIVGATLWERYPAALATELEPHFRAALEGERRSFDFEYLDSHWHAHTLPISDEDGTVFAGMMMVQDITERVRSKRKLEELVDELEESNERLEQFAYAASHDLQEPLRMVSSYLTLVERRYGDVLGEEGTEFIDFAVDGADRMQEMIDGLLAYSRVDTGGNPFEPVDCERLLEDVLADLEMKIDETDAEITVESLPTVHGDPGQLRQLFQNLLDNALTYAGGESPRVTVFAEQSQSSWTISVRDSGIGIDPADADRIFEVFNRLHSVEEYAGAGIGLALCQRIAERHDGRIWVDSNGTDGSTFSVHLPARLQQ; from the coding sequence ATGGCGACCTCCGATCACCATCGGGCTGCTCTGCGATCTCGCACTCGACAGCAGGAGGCCGTCGCTGCGCTCGGGCAGCGGGCCCTCGAGACCGACGACGTCGACGAGCTGTTGTGCGAGGGAGCCGAAGTAGTCGCGGAGACGCTTCCGGCCGACTGCTGTGGGGTTTTCGAGTCGATCGCCGGAGACGAGTTGTGCCTGCGGGCGGGCCACGGCTGGGAGTCGGGGTCCGTCGGGACCGCAGCGATCCCGACGGACGACGAGTCCGACGGGACGCCCGACCTGCTGTCTGCGCTGCCGGTCGCCGTCGCGGAGCTCGCGGCCGATCCCCGGTTCGACGGCGCGGAACTGTTCGACGCGCACGAACTCGAGAGCGGGCTCTGCGTTGGAATCGGCCCGGCGGACGATCTGTGGGGCGTTCTGGGCGCGTACACGGCGGAGCGACGGGAGTTCGACGACCACGAGGAGGCGTTCCTCCGATCCGTCGGGAACGTCCTCGCGTCTGCCATCGACACCGGACGAGCGAAACGGTCGCTGCGGGACGCGGAGACGCTCACCGACCGCATCGTCGAGACGAGTCCGGTCGGGATCACCGTCATCGACGACGACGGCCGGAACGTCTTCGCGAACAGCCGCGGGGAAGAACTCCTCGGTCGCCCCCTCGAGACGCTTCGATCCTACGATCACGACGACGATCGGTGGAACCTCGTCGACGCAACCGGCGATCCGCTCTCGGGTGACGACATGCCGTTTTCGCGGGTCGAGGAGACGGGCGAGTCCGTCCACGGCGAGCGGTTGGGGATCGACCACCCCGACGGAACGCGGGTGTGGTTGTCGGCACACTGCGCACCGCTGACCGACGACGACGGCGAGTTCGACGGCGCAGTGTACGCGCTCGAAGACGTCACCGAGCGCACGCGCCTCGAGCACGAACTCGAGACGACTCTCGATCGGGTCACCGACGCCTTCTACTCGCTCGACGACGACTGGCGGTTCACGTACCTCAACGACCGCGCCGAGGAACTGATCGACTTTCACGATCGGGGGCTGGTCGGCGAGACGATCTGGGAAGCCTTCGAGTGGACTGCCGATTCGACGTTGCGCGCGGAGTACGAGCGAGCGATGGCGACCCAGGAGCCAACGTCGTTCGAGTTCTACTACCCGGACCCGCTCGAGCGCTGGTTCGAGATCAACGTCTATCCGTCCGAGACGGGGTTGTCGGTCTACTTTCAGGACATCTCCGAGCAGAAGGATATCGAACGAGAACGCACGCAGAACACCGAAACGCTGCATCGGCTGTACTCGATTGCATCGGATCAACACCGATCGTTCGACGAGAAGGTCGATCAGATGCTCGAGATCGGGCGCGAACGGCTCGGCCTCGAGGTCGGCTATCTGGCGAAGACCGATCTGGAGGCGGATCGCTTCGAGGTGACACACGCCAGCGGCGAGAGCGACAACATCTATCCGGGATCGGTCGCGCCGCTGTCGGAGACGTACTGTCAGCGGACGATCGAAGCCGATGGATTGTTCGGATTCGCCGACATTTCGACGATTGGCGCGACCGACACGGTCGACGATCGGATCTACGATCGGTGGAACCTGGATTGTTATCTCGGCGGCGAAGTGATCGTCGACGACGAGCGGTACGGGACGCTCTGTTTCGAAGATACGTCGCCGCGCTCCGCGCCGTTTACGCAGACCGAAGAGACGTTCGTCGAACTCATCACCCAGTGGGTGAGCTACGAACTCGGCCGCCAGCGCCGTGAAAAACACCTCCAGCGATACGTTCGATACATCGACGCCGTGCTCGATACGATCGACGACGTGTTCTGTATCATCGACGGGGGCGGCCAGCTTCGACGCTGGAACGAGACGCTTCCCGAGATAACAGGGTATTCGCCGGCCGAACTCGAGTCGGTTCACGTCTCGACGTTCTTCGCGCTCGCAGACGATACCGTCGAACGCGCGATCGAACAGGGTTTCGAAACGGGCCAGATCCGAACCGAAGCGCCGCTTCGAACGCGAGACGGCGAGACGCTCGAGTACGAGTTCGTCGTCTCGGCCCTCGAGACGCCCGAGGGGGAGACGGTGCTCGCCGGCATCGGGCGGGACATCTCGCGGCGGAAAGCCCGCGAGCGCGCACTCGAGGAGAGCGAGCGCCGATACCGGATCCTCGTCGAGCAGTTCCCGAACGGCGCGGTCGCGTTGTTCGACGAGGAGCTGCGCTACACGCTCGTCGGCGGGCAGTCGGTTCACCCGGTCGACACCACCGTCGACGATATCGTCGGCGCGACGCTCTGGGAGCGGTACCCGGCGGCGCTCGCGACGGAACTCGAGCCGCACTTTCGGGCCGCCCTGGAGGGGGAACGACGGTCGTTCGACTTCGAGTACCTCGATTCGCACTGGCACGCACACACGCTTCCGATCAGCGACGAGGACGGGACGGTGTTCGCCGGCATGATGATGGTACAGGACATCACCGAACGGGTTCGTTCCAAGCGCAAACTCGAGGAGCTCGTCGACGAACTCGAGGAATCGAACGAACGCTTAGAGCAGTTCGCGTACGCCGCATCGCACGACCTGCAGGAACCCCTCCGGATGGTCTCGAGCTATCTCACGCTCGTCGAGCGCCGGTACGGCGACGTTCTCGGCGAAGAGGGAACGGAGTTCATCGACTTCGCAGTCGACGGCGCGGACCGGATGCAGGAGATGATCGACGGACTGCTCGCGTACTCGCGGGTCGATACCGGCGGGAATCCGTTCGAACCGGTCGACTGCGAGCGGCTCCTCGAGGACGTGTTAGCCGACCTCGAGATGAAGATAGACGAGACCGACGCTGAGATCACCGTCGAATCGCTCCCGACCGTCCACGGCGACCCGGGACAGCTGCGACAGCTGTTTCAGAACCTCCTCGATAACGCGCTTACCTACGCCGGCGGGGAGTCGCCGCGTGTAACCGTCTTCGCCGAGCAGTCCCAGTCGTCGTGGACGATTTCGGTGCGCGATTCGGGAATCGGGATCGATCCGGCGGACGCCGACCGGATCTTCGAGGTGTTTAACAGACTTCACAGCGTCGAAGAGTACGCTGGGGCCGGAATCGGACTCGCGCTCTGCCAGCGAATCGCCGAGCGACACGACGGTCGAATCTGGGTCGATTCGAACGGCACGGACGGGTCCACGTTCTCAGTCCACCTCCCAGCACGGCTACAGCAATGA
- a CDS encoding response regulator produces the protein MTKRPTSSAEPARILLVEDNPGDVRLTKEAFKRGRIEIELEVVSDGVDALEYLSQEGEYADAPRPDLVLLDLNLPRMNGEEVLEELQDDPTLRRIPVIVLTSSQAEEDVIASYDLSANAYLTKPVDPDAFIETVRTFEKFWFSMVRLPPEDDSQ, from the coding sequence ATGACAAAGCGACCGACTTCCAGCGCCGAACCGGCTCGAATCCTGCTCGTCGAGGACAATCCCGGCGACGTTCGACTGACGAAAGAGGCGTTCAAACGCGGCCGGATCGAGATCGAACTCGAGGTCGTCTCCGACGGCGTCGACGCGCTCGAGTATCTTTCCCAGGAAGGCGAGTACGCGGACGCGCCGCGACCCGACCTCGTTCTGTTGGACCTCAATCTGCCTCGGATGAACGGCGAGGAGGTTCTCGAGGAGCTACAGGACGACCCGACCCTCCGGCGAATCCCGGTGATCGTCCTGACGAGTTCACAGGCCGAAGAGGATGTCATCGCGTCGTACGATCTGTCTGCGAACGCCTATCTCACGAAACCGGTCGATCCGGATGCGTTCATCGAGACCGTTCGAACGTTCGAGAAGTTCTGGTTTTCGATGGTCCGGTTGCCGCCGGAGGACGATTCACAGTGA
- a CDS encoding Cdc6/Cdc18 family protein — MIVDDRVLHEDFVPSEVVHRHEAVNHLSETLEPLLSDARPETAFLFGPTGVGKTCIARYTVDQLREQLPSVRTAYVNCWQEYTRFRVLYSVLEAVDRAFDVHRSTPKDELFRRLSDANDQPIVAILDEVDQLEETEVLYDLHRLPHVSLVLIANREEELFASFDDRVRSRLRAGTRVQFDRYGTDELVAILEERAVQGLEPGVVDERHLRTIADAAAGDARVGIGILRSAVRRAERRGLESVTDDVLEASIPDARTAIRRKTVEQLIEHQRVLYDLIAEAGEIEPGELYAAYEEAVEDPKTNRTLRNYLTKMVHYDLIEAVGERRGRTYRLVDDE, encoded by the coding sequence GTGATCGTCGACGACCGCGTCCTCCACGAGGATTTCGTCCCGAGCGAGGTGGTCCACCGCCACGAGGCGGTCAACCACCTCTCTGAGACCCTCGAGCCGCTGCTCTCCGACGCTCGGCCCGAGACCGCCTTCCTCTTCGGACCGACCGGCGTCGGCAAGACCTGCATCGCCCGATACACCGTCGACCAGCTTCGCGAACAGCTCCCGAGCGTTCGGACCGCCTACGTCAACTGCTGGCAGGAGTACACCCGGTTTCGGGTGCTCTACAGCGTTCTCGAGGCCGTCGACCGGGCGTTCGACGTCCATCGATCGACGCCGAAAGACGAGCTCTTCCGGCGGCTTTCGGACGCGAACGACCAGCCCATCGTCGCGATTTTGGACGAGGTGGACCAGCTCGAGGAGACCGAGGTGCTCTACGACCTCCATCGGCTGCCCCACGTCTCGCTCGTGTTGATCGCCAACCGCGAGGAGGAGCTGTTCGCGAGCTTCGACGACCGTGTTCGCTCGCGACTGCGCGCCGGGACTCGCGTCCAGTTCGACCGCTACGGAACGGACGAACTCGTCGCGATTCTCGAGGAACGAGCGGTACAGGGGCTCGAACCGGGCGTAGTCGACGAGCGCCACCTCCGGACCATCGCCGACGCAGCGGCGGGAGACGCTCGCGTCGGGATCGGCATCCTCCGCTCGGCGGTTCGTCGCGCGGAGCGCCGCGGCCTCGAGTCGGTCACCGACGACGTGCTCGAGGCGTCGATTCCGGACGCGCGGACGGCGATCCGTCGCAAGACCGTCGAGCAGTTGATCGAACACCAGCGGGTGCTCTACGACCTCATCGCGGAGGCGGGCGAGATCGAACCCGGCGAACTCTACGCGGCCTACGAGGAGGCGGTCGAGGACCCGAAGACCAACCGGACGCTACGAAATTACCTGACGAAGATGGTCCACTACGACCTGATCGAGGCCGTCGGCGAGCGCCGGGGCCGGACCTACCGCCTCGTCGACGACGAGTAA
- a CDS encoding DNA polymerase domain-containing protein yields the protein MTGPYTFEFEDGLVREWRLTEDGATFREVERYRPSLFVSAPDLSSLEQRLRSDPKVSGTTRERWAADLHESHVDERTELLRVSVERVDEIRTLAREIRGGDERERYAPGAIRLYDVDLDPGFRYCLDNGIDPTPERGSPAIRGPDRGLRTLEIEIDEPGLADEDVSELRLDGERVTGDPADVCWSIGRRLDRVDPDVLVLSHGDLVPVLESAAARAGLEEFHLGRLPGWRRIAGANTYESYGAVGHSPARYRVPGRAIVDRSNSFLWHQSGLPGLLYMVEKTGRPLQEVAGGSIGTLLTSRQIRLARNEHDVLAPQNKWEPEEFKDVSTLHAGDRGGFTFSPEVGFHEDVHEIDFASLYPRIICRRNVSPETIGCDRDHGSGGSDASPLDSARDDAATVPELEYDRCSKPGFLPEVLMPLLDDRAEIKRQLESDSLADEAARRLRAESGAIKWVLVSCFGYQGYRNAKFGRIECHESINAYARDIALRAKTRLEDGGWHVVHGIVDSLWVTAREDDPEPLEAVIEDVSSSVGIDLEHDGRYEWVCFVPLRDSGEGASAGGDSVSPVSSSSPPNSRSRSTRPGALNKYFGKRTDGNYKFRGIETRQRSTPEYVAESQREFVTVLDRERDPAAVCDALEARIGRLRRGAVDPDRLVHTKRVSRRLEEYSQRTRTVAALERYDRHGVDRHPGQSVEYVVTDDDADGIERVRLAFEDCPSVDVDYYSRLLVSACESVVSPLGWDRRRIREHLRDGRTVRLSTFASSK from the coding sequence GTGACCGGCCCCTACACCTTCGAGTTCGAGGACGGACTCGTCCGCGAGTGGCGACTCACCGAGGACGGGGCGACGTTTCGGGAGGTCGAACGCTACCGCCCGTCGCTTTTCGTCTCGGCACCCGACCTCTCGAGTCTCGAGCAGCGCCTGCGATCGGATCCGAAGGTTTCGGGGACGACGCGAGAGCGGTGGGCCGCCGACCTCCACGAGAGCCACGTCGACGAGCGAACGGAGCTGCTGCGGGTCAGCGTCGAGCGCGTCGACGAAATTCGAACGCTGGCTCGCGAGATTCGCGGGGGTGACGAGCGCGAGCGGTACGCGCCCGGCGCGATTCGGCTGTACGACGTCGACCTCGACCCGGGCTTTCGGTACTGTCTCGACAACGGAATCGACCCGACGCCCGAGCGCGGCTCTCCGGCGATTCGGGGCCCCGATCGCGGGCTTCGAACCCTCGAGATCGAGATTGACGAGCCGGGACTGGCCGACGAGGACGTCTCCGAGTTGCGACTCGACGGCGAGCGCGTCACCGGCGACCCCGCGGACGTCTGCTGGTCGATCGGCCGCCGACTCGATCGAGTCGATCCGGACGTGCTCGTCCTGAGCCACGGCGACCTCGTGCCCGTCCTCGAGTCGGCGGCCGCGCGTGCGGGACTCGAGGAGTTCCACCTGGGGCGGCTCCCCGGCTGGCGTCGAATTGCGGGCGCGAACACCTACGAGAGCTACGGCGCGGTCGGTCACTCGCCGGCCCGGTACCGCGTTCCCGGACGGGCCATCGTCGACAGGTCCAACAGCTTCCTCTGGCACCAGTCCGGACTCCCGGGATTGCTGTACATGGTCGAAAAGACCGGCAGACCGCTACAGGAGGTCGCCGGCGGGAGCATCGGCACGCTGTTGACCTCGAGACAGATCCGGCTCGCGCGAAACGAGCACGACGTGCTCGCGCCCCAGAACAAGTGGGAGCCCGAGGAGTTCAAGGACGTCTCGACGCTCCACGCCGGCGACCGCGGCGGGTTCACGTTCTCGCCGGAGGTCGGCTTTCACGAGGACGTCCACGAGATCGACTTCGCGTCGCTGTACCCGCGGATCATCTGCCGGCGAAACGTCAGCCCCGAGACGATCGGCTGCGACCGCGATCACGGATCCGGCGGCAGCGACGCGTCGCCGCTCGACTCCGCACGAGACGACGCAGCCACCGTCCCGGAACTCGAGTACGACCGCTGTTCGAAACCGGGCTTCCTCCCGGAGGTTCTCATGCCGCTGCTCGATGACCGCGCCGAGATCAAACGGCAACTCGAGTCCGATTCGCTCGCGGACGAGGCGGCGAGGCGGCTCCGGGCCGAGTCGGGCGCGATCAAGTGGGTGCTAGTGTCCTGTTTCGGCTACCAGGGGTATCGAAACGCCAAGTTCGGTCGCATCGAGTGCCACGAATCCATCAACGCCTACGCGCGGGATATCGCCCTGCGGGCGAAAACGCGACTCGAGGACGGCGGCTGGCACGTCGTCCACGGCATCGTCGACAGCCTCTGGGTGACCGCCCGTGAGGACGACCCGGAACCGCTCGAGGCAGTCATCGAGGACGTCTCGAGTTCGGTCGGGATCGACCTCGAGCACGACGGGCGCTACGAGTGGGTCTGTTTCGTTCCGCTTCGCGACTCGGGCGAGGGGGCGTCTGCCGGGGGAGATTCGGTGTCGCCCGTTAGCTCGAGTTCGCCCCCGAACTCACGCTCGAGGTCGACGCGGCCGGGCGCGCTCAACAAGTACTTCGGCAAGCGAACGGACGGGAACTACAAGTTCCGCGGGATCGAGACCCGACAGCGGAGCACGCCCGAGTACGTCGCCGAGAGCCAGCGCGAGTTCGTCACGGTCCTCGACCGCGAGCGCGACCCGGCGGCGGTCTGCGACGCGCTCGAGGCGCGGATCGGGCGACTCCGACGCGGCGCGGTCGACCCCGACCGACTCGTCCACACGAAACGCGTCTCGCGCCGGCTCGAGGAGTACAGCCAGCGCACCCGAACGGTCGCCGCCCTCGAGCGGTACGATCGCCACGGGGTCGACCGCCACCCCGGTCAGTCCGTCGAATACGTGGTGACCGACGACGACGCGGATGGCATAGAGCGCGTCCGCCTCGCGTTCGAGGATTGTCCGTCCGTCGACGTCGACTACTACTCGCGCCTGCTCGTCAGCGCCTGCGAGAGCGTCGTCTCGCCGCTGGGGTGGGATCGTCGCCGGATTCGCGAACACCTTCGGGACGGACGGACGGTTCGACTCTCGACGTTCGCATCGTCGAAATGA
- a CDS encoding alkaline phosphatase PhoX — translation MPKFTRRNLMASSMAAAVGAGVVGVAGAADRPDEHDTLTAPYVNGKLKRFSTTARGAEVTGPFVFETGELLYSLQHPSEDNPAPFDRGGVGVIDDFRFTFDGDNDDFEELAPPRTNGEQGQVQSAGGQYRLLAQYGDEINGGTENWGIPKTPDGENIPTGDNMDMNFFVSTNEDGTEGYLFTNNENTPGSISRTPISRTEEGSWEVDLENADEIENHDSFRELGGTKINCYGDLSPWETPLSAEEEYDHPRVGGLATVSDIVEEGSGVGIRGGCEFWNRPNLDTLTDDLDEIFGAESWYPMGLSSTWSMERLAKYLGADVPDRSDDDETYTPIDGDFPNRYRYGHIVEIADPTAEEPTPVKHHVFGRAAWECPEVLPDERTVYLASDGGAKGIYKFVADEPIPEYESRMDVSGTLFAIKATEVGDGPVAETDLEVEWLELGSASNAEVESWITDYDDVTQVDYLETHAETDWEDDLETALVEADEEVAINGNQDYITDEEVVKWARQYEEDGPDEVDENLRRVPFLETRAAAKEIGASIEFNKAEGIDSHDDAQPGDFIYFGISSLGGYMTDEEGELRFDEVDSGVVYRAELESGYDVSTLEPVIVGPNASDSQSLKDVSLINVDNVMVMDDGRVLLCEDKGGFGRSYSNDTMWVYEPPATLHVDSLGVSQEATGEVDLTLSSVPDGLAGGRITASVEHTDVAEITGANYGDGIELTSDPTVSDDGSTIEFRFADIGNEIESGERNVTLASIELEGVGAGTTDLTLAVHAMDDDSGMAIDPQPRPGVIVTGPPSLGGGGPGGSPPTDPDGDGTFEDVNGNGRLDYDDVVVLFENIEGDSVRLNDDAFDFNENGRIDYEDIVSLADEL, via the coding sequence ATGCCCAAATTTACCAGGCGGAACCTGATGGCGTCGTCGATGGCAGCGGCAGTCGGTGCCGGCGTGGTCGGCGTGGCCGGCGCAGCGGATCGACCGGACGAACACGACACGCTGACAGCGCCGTACGTCAACGGGAAGCTCAAACGGTTCTCGACGACTGCACGCGGTGCCGAGGTGACGGGACCGTTCGTCTTCGAGACGGGCGAGTTGCTCTACAGCCTACAGCACCCGAGCGAAGACAACCCGGCGCCGTTCGATCGGGGCGGCGTCGGCGTCATCGACGACTTCCGGTTTACGTTCGACGGAGACAACGACGACTTCGAGGAGCTGGCACCGCCGCGAACCAACGGGGAGCAAGGTCAGGTGCAGTCGGCGGGTGGACAGTATCGCCTCCTCGCGCAGTACGGTGACGAGATCAACGGCGGGACGGAGAACTGGGGAATCCCCAAGACCCCCGACGGGGAGAACATCCCGACCGGCGACAACATGGACATGAACTTCTTCGTCTCGACGAACGAGGACGGCACCGAGGGTTATCTCTTCACGAACAACGAGAACACGCCCGGGTCGATCTCGCGAACGCCGATCAGCCGAACCGAGGAGGGGAGCTGGGAGGTCGACCTCGAGAACGCCGACGAGATCGAGAACCACGACTCCTTTCGCGAACTCGGCGGGACGAAGATCAACTGTTACGGCGACCTGAGCCCGTGGGAGACGCCCCTCTCGGCCGAAGAGGAGTACGACCACCCCCGCGTCGGCGGTCTGGCGACGGTCAGCGACATCGTCGAGGAAGGCAGCGGCGTCGGTATCCGGGGGGGCTGTGAGTTCTGGAACCGGCCTAACCTCGACACCCTCACGGACGATCTCGACGAGATATTCGGCGCCGAGAGCTGGTATCCGATGGGGCTCAGCTCGACCTGGAGCATGGAGCGGCTGGCCAAGTATCTCGGCGCCGACGTCCCGGACCGATCGGACGACGACGAGACGTACACGCCCATCGACGGCGACTTCCCGAACCGCTACCGGTACGGGCACATCGTCGAAATCGCCGACCCGACCGCCGAGGAACCCACCCCCGTCAAGCACCACGTCTTCGGTCGCGCCGCGTGGGAGTGCCCGGAAGTACTCCCCGACGAGAGGACCGTCTACTTGGCCTCCGACGGCGGCGCGAAGGGGATCTACAAGTTCGTCGCCGACGAGCCGATCCCCGAGTACGAGAGCCGAATGGACGTAAGCGGCACGCTCTTCGCGATAAAAGCGACCGAAGTCGGCGACGGACCGGTCGCCGAGACGGACCTCGAGGTCGAGTGGCTCGAGCTGGGCAGCGCGAGCAACGCCGAAGTCGAGTCCTGGATCACGGACTACGACGACGTGACGCAGGTCGACTACCTCGAGACCCACGCCGAGACTGACTGGGAGGACGACCTCGAGACCGCCCTCGTCGAGGCCGATGAGGAAGTCGCCATCAACGGCAACCAAGACTACATCACCGACGAGGAGGTGGTCAAGTGGGCCCGACAGTACGAGGAAGACGGTCCCGACGAGGTCGACGAGAATCTGCGCCGAGTCCCGTTCCTCGAGACGCGGGCCGCCGCCAAGGAGATCGGTGCCAGCATCGAATTTAACAAGGCCGAAGGGATCGACTCTCACGACGACGCCCAGCCCGGCGACTTCATCTACTTCGGCATCTCCTCGCTCGGCGGATACATGACCGACGAGGAAGGAGAACTCCGGTTCGACGAGGTCGACAGTGGCGTCGTCTACCGCGCGGAACTCGAGTCCGGATACGACGTCTCCACGCTCGAGCCGGTCATCGTCGGCCCGAACGCGAGCGACTCCCAGTCCCTGAAAGACGTTTCGCTGATCAACGTCGACAACGTGATGGTGATGGACGACGGCCGAGTGCTGCTCTGTGAGGACAAAGGCGGGTTCGGCCGGTCGTATTCCAACGACACCATGTGGGTCTACGAACCGCCGGCGACGCTTCACGTCGACTCCCTCGGAGTCAGCCAGGAGGCGACCGGCGAGGTCGATCTGACGCTCTCGTCGGTTCCCGACGGACTCGCAGGCGGGCGCATCACCGCGTCCGTCGAACACACGGACGTCGCCGAGATTACGGGCGCGAACTACGGCGACGGAATCGAACTCACCAGCGACCCGACCGTCAGCGACGACGGCTCGACCATCGAGTTCCGGTTCGCGGATATCGGAAACGAGATCGAATCCGGCGAGCGAAACGTCACGCTGGCGTCGATCGAACTCGAGGGCGTCGGGGCGGGGACGACCGACCTCACACTCGCGGTCCACGCGATGGACGACGATTCGGGGATGGCCATCGATCCCCAGCCTCGACCCGGCGTCATCGTCACCGGCCCGCCGTCGCTCGGCGGTGGCGGACCCGGCGGCAGTCCCCCGACCGATCCCGACGGTGACGGGACGTTCGAGGATGTCAACGGCAACGGTCGACTCGACTACGACGACGTCGTCGTCTTGTTCGAGAACATCGAGGGCGATTCCGTCCGACTGAACGATGACGCGTTCGACTTCAACGAGAACGGCCGCATCGATTACGAAGACATCGTCTCGCTCGCCGACGAACTGTGA